The proteins below are encoded in one region of Fibrobacter sp.:
- a CDS encoding CoA activase yields MSNLKNDLWVGVDVGSTTVKIAVVDPETSKLLHYTYQRHNAMQAQKVYEVLREAHGMFPEKNFRVAFCGSGGQPFAEATHAFFVQEVVANALAVRATYPESRVAIELGGQDAKVVFFEKDKTTGKLIASDMRMNGVCAGGTGAFIDQVAELLRIKTEAFEGFAKRGQKVYEISGRCGVFAKTDIQPMLNSGVAKEDIALSSFHAIAKQTIGGLAQGMEIKPPVIFEGGPLTFNPTLVRAFKERLGISDEQAIVPEHSEVLVAMGAALSLGSMFADQECQYRREGSLDSLIHFNETRQAENKAKAAADLFFKNDAEYKLFLEEHKMAGNNYPQPASGSTLNVYLGIDAGSTTTKFVLMDEQENIVDGFYASNNGEPLQVLKNALNELSDRYEEYGCTLNILGVGTTGYGEQLFAKAVHADFHTVETVAHANAAQKICPDVSFILDIGGQDMKAISVQDGVVTGIILNEACSSGCGSFIETYARSLGIPMEKIAELAFNAKSPSQLGSRCTVFMNSSIITEQRDGKQPEDIIAGICRSIINNVFTKVIRIRNLNTLGKKVVVQGGTFKNNAVLRAFEQYTGLKPIRPERPGEMGAIGIALLTKKFMEEKRKTEPELKSRFIGLDAMKTFSWHNQPGQLCQYCTNHCSRTIVTFSDGQSFVTGNRCERGEVTADPNDPKTKALIAEINKKMQSVPDMIKRTNQLLVKDYAPAKLVENNGKTIGIPRVLEFWASLPFWKAFFTSLGYTVVVSRQSDYKMFEAGLHSVPSDTVCFPAKLVHGHVLSLIEKKVDRIFFPMMVAIPSDHTKFTATSVCPVVQAYPNVCKNTDEPEKNYGVPMDQPIFHWFNAKLRRSQTIDWFHEHWKLDKKLLDKAVTEGEKALNSYRTTLLEEGQKVLDDVRAKNSFAVVIAGRPYHADTLINHNIASHFTAMGIPVLTTESLPGVYDQDVPSHTRIEIKNTFHLRMIGATMIAAKDPNIELAQIVSFGCGHDSILTDEMMRMLHLDSNKEMLMLKLDEGDARGPVGIRVKSFIETVKARRAANLPDKPESHEPLFHTPFLPEDKKRRRILTPNLSPAFTVLASEYMKREGYIAEYLPVADRKAIELGKKFVHNDICFPCQVNIGEALRWLVEHPEVPQNQVSMCLAKNCENCRAVQYAVLARKALDEAGFKDVTIITTGVDYKGMHPGFQLGLDFRLHMLWGLVTMDAIETMYRAVRPYEVNAGDTQKVYDEWMPKVIAVAGHLTTAQLVRPSKLIEVFEQCIEAFNGIEITEERKRGIRKPRVAVLGEILMNYHPSANGFVENYLMNNGMEVYLPGMTDFFRVDEVVRAEKIKRGFSANPIMDRVEGGVTARVYTHAVETARKSMHKFKLYEHHADCVELKDYVSDIIDPTYNTGEGWMIPGEILYNAQHGVNSYIILQPFACLANHISGRGLTKAVKERCPHVQILSLDYDPDTSFANIENRLQMLIINARELEKANQK; encoded by the coding sequence ATGAGCAATTTGAAGAACGATTTGTGGGTCGGCGTGGACGTGGGTTCCACCACCGTGAAAATCGCGGTTGTCGATCCAGAGACCAGCAAGCTTTTGCATTACACGTACCAGCGCCACAACGCCATGCAGGCGCAAAAGGTTTACGAGGTGCTGCGGGAAGCCCACGGGATGTTCCCCGAAAAGAATTTCAGGGTTGCCTTCTGCGGTAGCGGCGGTCAGCCTTTTGCCGAAGCCACCCATGCCTTCTTTGTGCAAGAAGTGGTGGCCAACGCCCTTGCGGTGCGTGCAACTTACCCGGAATCTAGGGTCGCCATCGAACTGGGCGGCCAGGATGCAAAGGTGGTGTTCTTCGAAAAGGACAAGACTACCGGCAAGCTCATTGCCTCTGACATGCGCATGAACGGCGTGTGCGCCGGCGGTACGGGCGCATTTATCGACCAGGTGGCCGAACTTTTGCGCATCAAGACCGAGGCCTTCGAAGGCTTTGCCAAGCGTGGCCAGAAGGTTTACGAAATTTCCGGCCGTTGCGGCGTGTTCGCGAAAACCGACATCCAGCCCATGCTGAACAGCGGCGTTGCCAAGGAAGACATCGCCCTTTCCAGTTTCCACGCCATCGCAAAGCAAACCATCGGCGGTCTTGCCCAGGGTATGGAAATCAAGCCCCCCGTCATATTCGAAGGTGGCCCGCTCACCTTTAACCCGACACTTGTTCGCGCCTTCAAGGAACGCCTTGGCATTAGCGACGAGCAGGCCATCGTGCCGGAACACTCCGAAGTGCTGGTGGCCATGGGTGCCGCCCTTTCGCTCGGGTCCATGTTCGCCGATCAGGAATGCCAGTACCGCCGGGAAGGCTCCCTGGACTCCCTTATCCACTTCAACGAAACCCGCCAGGCCGAAAACAAGGCCAAGGCCGCCGCCGACCTGTTCTTCAAGAACGACGCCGAATACAAGCTGTTCCTGGAAGAGCACAAGATGGCGGGCAACAACTACCCCCAGCCGGCCTCGGGCTCTACCCTGAACGTTTACCTGGGTATCGACGCAGGCTCCACCACCACGAAGTTCGTCTTGATGGACGAACAAGAAAACATCGTGGACGGTTTTTACGCCAGCAACAATGGCGAACCGCTGCAGGTGCTCAAGAACGCCCTAAACGAACTTTCCGACCGCTACGAGGAATACGGCTGCACCCTGAACATTTTGGGTGTGGGAACTACCGGCTACGGCGAACAGCTCTTTGCAAAGGCCGTCCATGCCGACTTCCACACGGTGGAGACGGTGGCCCACGCCAACGCCGCCCAGAAGATTTGCCCCGACGTAAGCTTTATCCTCGACATCGGTGGCCAGGACATGAAGGCCATCTCCGTCCAGGACGGCGTGGTCACGGGTATCATCTTGAACGAAGCCTGCTCTTCGGGATGTGGTTCCTTCATCGAAACGTATGCCCGCAGCCTCGGCATCCCCATGGAAAAGATTGCAGAACTCGCCTTCAACGCCAAGAGTCCGTCCCAGCTGGGTTCCCGTTGCACGGTGTTCATGAACAGTTCCATCATCACCGAGCAGCGCGACGGCAAGCAGCCCGAAGACATTATCGCGGGCATCTGCCGCTCTATCATCAACAACGTGTTTACGAAGGTCATCCGTATCCGCAACCTGAACACCCTGGGCAAGAAGGTGGTGGTCCAGGGCGGAACCTTCAAGAACAACGCCGTTCTCCGTGCCTTCGAGCAGTACACCGGCCTCAAGCCCATCCGTCCGGAACGTCCGGGCGAAATGGGTGCCATCGGTATCGCTCTCCTTACCAAGAAGTTCATGGAAGAGAAACGGAAGACCGAACCCGAACTCAAGAGCCGCTTTATCGGGCTTGACGCCATGAAGACCTTCAGCTGGCACAACCAGCCGGGTCAGCTCTGCCAGTACTGTACCAACCACTGCTCCCGCACTATCGTAACCTTTAGCGACGGCCAGAGTTTCGTGACCGGGAACCGCTGCGAAAGGGGCGAAGTCACCGCCGACCCCAACGACCCGAAGACCAAGGCCCTCATCGCCGAAATCAACAAGAAGATGCAGTCCGTGCCCGACATGATCAAGCGCACGAACCAGCTCCTGGTCAAAGACTACGCTCCGGCAAAGCTCGTGGAAAACAACGGCAAGACCATCGGTATTCCCCGCGTGTTGGAATTCTGGGCGAGCCTCCCCTTCTGGAAGGCCTTCTTTACGAGCCTCGGCTACACCGTGGTGGTGAGCCGCCAGAGCGACTACAAGATGTTCGAAGCGGGCCTCCACAGCGTGCCCTCTGACACGGTGTGCTTCCCGGCAAAGCTGGTGCACGGCCATGTGCTCAGCCTCATTGAAAAGAAGGTGGACCGAATCTTCTTCCCGATGATGGTTGCAATCCCCAGCGACCACACCAAGTTCACGGCAACATCTGTTTGCCCGGTGGTGCAGGCCTACCCGAACGTGTGCAAGAACACCGACGAGCCCGAAAAGAACTACGGCGTTCCCATGGACCAGCCCATATTCCACTGGTTCAACGCCAAACTCCGCAGAAGCCAGACCATCGACTGGTTCCACGAACACTGGAAACTGGATAAGAAACTTCTGGACAAGGCCGTGACCGAAGGCGAGAAGGCGCTCAACAGTTACCGCACCACGCTTTTGGAAGAAGGCCAGAAGGTGCTGGACGACGTCCGTGCGAAAAATTCCTTTGCCGTGGTGATTGCAGGCCGCCCCTACCATGCGGACACGCTCATCAACCACAACATCGCAAGCCACTTTACCGCCATGGGTATCCCGGTGCTCACCACCGAATCGCTCCCCGGCGTGTACGACCAGGATGTGCCGAGCCACACCCGTATCGAAATCAAGAACACCTTCCACTTGCGCATGATTGGTGCCACCATGATTGCGGCAAAGGACCCGAACATCGAACTTGCCCAGATTGTAAGTTTCGGTTGCGGACACGACTCCATCTTGACCGACGAAATGATGCGCATGTTGCACCTTGATTCCAACAAGGAAATGCTCATGCTCAAGCTGGACGAAGGCGATGCCCGCGGCCCCGTGGGAATCCGCGTCAAGAGCTTTATCGAGACGGTGAAGGCCCGCCGTGCAGCAAACCTGCCCGACAAGCCCGAAAGCCACGAACCCCTGTTCCACACGCCCTTCTTGCCCGAAGACAAGAAGCGTCGCCGCATTCTGACACCGAACCTCTCCCCCGCCTTTACCGTGCTGGCCAGCGAGTACATGAAGCGTGAAGGCTATATCGCCGAATACCTGCCGGTAGCCGACCGCAAGGCCATCGAACTCGGCAAGAAATTCGTGCACAACGACATCTGCTTCCCCTGCCAGGTGAACATCGGCGAAGCCCTCCGCTGGCTGGTGGAACACCCCGAAGTTCCGCAGAACCAGGTTTCCATGTGCCTTGCCAAGAACTGCGAAAACTGCCGCGCCGTGCAGTACGCCGTACTCGCCCGTAAGGCCCTGGACGAAGCAGGTTTCAAGGACGTGACCATCATTACCACCGGCGTGGACTACAAGGGCATGCACCCCGGCTTCCAGCTGGGCCTCGACTTCAGACTCCACATGCTGTGGGGCCTTGTGACCATGGACGCCATCGAGACCATGTACCGTGCCGTGCGCCCCTACGAAGTGAACGCAGGCGACACCCAGAAGGTCTACGACGAATGGATGCCCAAGGTGATTGCCGTCGCAGGCCACCTGACCACAGCCCAGCTAGTGCGACCCTCCAAGCTCATCGAAGTCTTTGAACAGTGCATCGAGGCCTTCAACGGAATCGAAATCACCGAAGAACGCAAGAGGGGCATCCGCAAGCCCCGCGTGGCGGTACTTGGCGAAATCCTCATGAATTACCACCCCAGCGCCAACGGCTTTGTGGAAAACTACCTGATGAACAACGGCATGGAAGTCTACCTGCCGGGCATGACGGACTTTTTCCGCGTGGACGAGGTGGTCCGCGCCGAAAAAATAAAGCGCGGGTTCTCAGCGAACCCCATCATGGACCGCGTGGAAGGCGGCGTGACGGCAAGGGTCTATACCCACGCCGTAGAAACCGCCCGCAAGTCCATGCACAAGTTCAAGCTGTACGAGCACCACGCCGACTGCGTGGAACTCAAGGACTACGTTTCCGACATCATCGACCCCACCTACAACACGGGCGAGGGCTGGATGATTCCGGGCGAAATCCTGTACAACGCACAGCACGGCGTGAACAGCTACATCATCTTGCAGCCCTTCGCCTGCCTTGCAAACCACATCTCCGGCCGTGGCCTTACCAAGGCCGTCAAGGAACGCTGCCCCCACGTGCAGATTCTTAGTCTTGACTACGACCCGGATACCAGTTTTGCAAACATCGAAAACCGCCTGCAGATGCTGATTATCAACGCCCGCGAGCTGGAAAAAGCAAACCAAAAATGA